A genomic window from Cryobacterium sp. SO2 includes:
- a CDS encoding ribokinase has translation MNDFSSSNRIAVLGSANMDLVVRQPRLPKPGETMFGTDFSTVPGGKGLNQAVAAARQGGSVEFIGAIGDDTYGRELRHLVAGEGIGAAGLAEVAAPTGTAHISVVDSGENSIVVVSGANATVTQLTSAQEATIRQASFLVMQCELPVPALAAGITIARASGVFTVLTPAPVVPLPDGFLASVDLVVPNQIEAAELTGESDPARAAEVLSSGRTWAIVTLGAEGCIVAYDGTVLGLAPARPVTAVDTTAAGDTFVGALVARLAAGDLPGTASAAGIAAGITDERMIDAVRWATVASSISVTRAGATSSMPSLADVAAVLA, from the coding sequence GTGAACGATTTCAGCAGCAGCAACCGGATCGCCGTGCTCGGCAGCGCCAATATGGACCTCGTGGTGCGGCAGCCCCGGCTGCCGAAGCCGGGCGAAACGATGTTCGGCACCGACTTCAGCACCGTGCCTGGCGGCAAGGGGCTCAACCAGGCGGTGGCTGCGGCCCGGCAGGGCGGCTCCGTGGAGTTCATCGGAGCGATCGGCGACGACACGTACGGCCGCGAGCTGCGGCACCTCGTGGCCGGCGAAGGGATCGGCGCGGCCGGCCTGGCCGAGGTGGCGGCGCCGACCGGCACCGCGCACATCTCCGTCGTGGACTCCGGCGAGAACTCGATCGTCGTGGTGTCCGGTGCGAACGCGACAGTGACCCAGCTCACCTCGGCGCAGGAAGCGACCATCCGCCAGGCGTCCTTCCTGGTGATGCAGTGCGAGCTGCCGGTGCCGGCCCTCGCCGCGGGCATCACCATCGCCCGGGCGAGCGGTGTCTTCACGGTACTCACCCCCGCCCCGGTGGTGCCGTTGCCCGATGGCTTCCTGGCCTCGGTCGACCTCGTCGTGCCCAACCAGATCGAGGCCGCCGAGCTCACCGGCGAGAGCGATCCGGCGCGCGCCGCCGAGGTGCTCAGCTCCGGCCGCACCTGGGCGATCGTGACGCTCGGCGCCGAGGGTTGCATCGTCGCCTATGACGGCACGGTGTTGGGCCTGGCGCCCGCCCGGCCGGTGACCGCGGTGGACACCACCGCGGCCGGCGACACCTTCGTGGGCGCCCTGGTGGCCCGGCTGGCTGCCGGAGACCTACCGGGTACGGCGTCTGCCGCCGGGATTGCGGCTGGGATCACCGACGAACGGATGATCGACGCCGTGCGGTGGGCCACCGTGGCGTCGTCGATCTCGGTGACGCGGGCCGGTGCCACGAGCTCGATGCCGTCGTTGGCCGACGTCGCCGCCGTCCTGGCCTGA
- the purF gene encoding amidophosphoribosyltransferase, whose product MAGGDGRLNHDLLPGEKGPQDACGVFGVWAPGEEVAKLSYFGLYALQHRGQESAGIATSDGSKILIYKDMGLVSQVFNEASLSTLLGHLAVGHTRYSTTGSSSWQNAQPTLGRTAGGTVALGHNGNLTNTAELLELVRERYPKVDGELARGNTTDTAVITALLTGDLDHTLEATAMEVLPRLRGAFCLVFMDETTLYAARDPQGVRPLVLGRLERGWVVASETAALDIVGASFVREVEPGELITIDEDGLRTQRFAEVKRAGCVFEYVYLARPDTTIAGRGVHEARVEMGRQLAAEYPVEADLVIPTPESGTPAAIGYAQASGIPFGQGLVKNTYVGRTFIQPSETIRQRGIKLKLNPLKEVIKGKRLIVVDDSIVRGNTQRALVSMLREAGAAEVHVRISSPPITWPCFYGIDFASRAELIATGLGVDEVRQAIGADSLGYLSEDGMIASTEQPRESLCTACFTGVYPIKLPESQHLGKNLLERDVSSNGCDPGPDAEFESVLTPDSERATVLVEHSQVPFGDPGRPE is encoded by the coding sequence TTGGCCGGTGGCGACGGACGTCTGAATCATGATCTTCTTCCTGGCGAGAAGGGTCCACAGGATGCCTGCGGAGTCTTCGGAGTCTGGGCTCCGGGCGAAGAGGTAGCCAAGCTCAGCTACTTCGGGCTGTACGCCCTGCAGCACCGCGGCCAGGAATCGGCGGGTATCGCCACGAGCGACGGCTCGAAGATCCTCATCTACAAAGACATGGGCCTGGTTTCCCAGGTCTTCAACGAGGCCTCGCTGAGCACGCTGCTCGGCCACCTCGCGGTGGGGCACACCCGCTACTCAACCACCGGGTCATCGAGCTGGCAGAACGCCCAGCCCACCCTCGGCCGTACCGCCGGCGGCACCGTGGCCCTCGGCCACAACGGCAACCTCACCAACACCGCCGAGCTGCTCGAGCTGGTGCGCGAGCGCTACCCCAAGGTCGACGGAGAACTCGCCCGCGGCAACACCACCGACACCGCCGTGATCACCGCCCTGCTCACCGGCGACCTCGACCACACCCTCGAAGCCACCGCCATGGAGGTGCTCCCGCGTCTGCGCGGCGCCTTCTGCCTGGTCTTTATGGACGAGACCACCCTCTACGCCGCCCGCGACCCGCAGGGCGTGCGCCCGCTGGTGCTCGGCCGCCTCGAGCGCGGCTGGGTCGTCGCCTCCGAGACCGCCGCCCTCGACATCGTCGGCGCCAGCTTCGTGCGCGAGGTCGAACCCGGCGAGCTCATCACCATCGACGAAGACGGCCTGCGCACCCAGCGCTTCGCCGAGGTCAAGCGCGCCGGATGCGTGTTCGAGTACGTCTACCTGGCCCGGCCCGACACCACCATCGCCGGCCGTGGCGTGCACGAGGCCCGGGTCGAAATGGGCCGTCAGCTCGCCGCCGAGTACCCCGTCGAAGCCGACCTCGTCATCCCCACCCCCGAGTCCGGCACGCCGGCGGCGATCGGCTACGCCCAGGCATCCGGCATCCCGTTCGGCCAGGGTCTGGTCAAGAACACCTATGTCGGCCGCACCTTCATCCAGCCCTCAGAGACCATCCGCCAGCGCGGTATCAAGCTCAAGCTCAACCCGCTCAAAGAGGTCATCAAGGGCAAGCGGCTGATCGTCGTCGACGACTCCATCGTGCGCGGCAACACCCAGCGCGCCCTGGTCAGTATGCTGCGCGAGGCCGGCGCGGCCGAGGTGCACGTGCGCATCTCCAGCCCGCCGATCACCTGGCCGTGTTTCTACGGCATCGACTTCGCCTCCCGCGCCGAACTGATCGCCACCGGCCTCGGCGTCGACGAGGTACGCCAGGCCATCGGCGCCGACTCGCTCGGCTACCTCTCGGAGGACGGCATGATCGCGTCTACCGAGCAGCCGCGCGAGAGCCTGTGCACAGCCTGCTTCACCGGCGTGTACCCGATCAAATTGCCCGAGTCCCAGCACCTGGGTAAGAATCTCCTCGAGCGCGACGTCTCCTCGAACGGCTGCGACCCCGGTCCAGACGCCGAGTTCGAGAGTGTGCTCACCCCTGACTCGGAGCGGGCCACCGTGCTCGTCGAACACAGTCAGGTCCCGTTCGGCGATCCCGGAAGACCAGAATGA
- a CDS encoding NAD(P)-binding domain-containing protein, with translation MVNTTAVPVVIIGSGQAGLSVAYYLRRFGLSAGRDFVIFDRGAEAGGAWQYRWEALRLGAAHRVNDLPGLGELGLSFETADRSRSARDVVTEYYRRFEEHFELNVERPVTVQSVFNRRADLVVRTSSPTLGERETVARLLVNATGTWGAPFLPHYPGAALFTGRQVHTSGYRDAAEFAGQRVVVVGGGTSAIGFMLELEGVAASLTWASRRPIEWVHTEHLDLEGASAAVAMQDEAARNGRALPSIVSGTGVPVSRRIQAGIDRGTLVARPMFVALEPTGVRWSDGSFTEADAIIWATGFRPELRHLAPLKLRDKAGGLVVGAGASWTDPRIFLAGYGPQASTIGARRAGRVIARQLMALL, from the coding sequence ATGGTGAACACCACGGCCGTTCCGGTGGTGATCATCGGTTCCGGGCAGGCCGGACTGTCGGTGGCCTACTATCTGCGCCGGTTCGGGCTCTCTGCCGGCCGCGACTTTGTGATCTTCGATCGGGGCGCAGAGGCCGGTGGGGCCTGGCAGTACCGCTGGGAGGCGCTGCGCCTCGGCGCCGCGCACCGGGTCAACGACCTTCCGGGTCTCGGTGAGCTCGGCCTGAGCTTCGAGACCGCCGACCGCTCCCGCTCCGCCCGGGATGTCGTCACCGAGTACTACCGCCGCTTCGAGGAGCACTTCGAACTCAACGTGGAGCGGCCGGTGACCGTGCAGTCGGTGTTCAACCGGCGGGCCGACCTGGTCGTGCGCACCAGCTCGCCCACCCTCGGTGAACGGGAGACCGTGGCACGATTGCTCGTCAACGCGACAGGCACCTGGGGCGCCCCGTTCCTGCCGCACTATCCCGGTGCCGCGCTCTTCACCGGCCGCCAGGTGCATACCAGCGGGTACCGGGATGCGGCGGAGTTCGCCGGTCAACGGGTCGTGGTGGTCGGCGGCGGAACCTCCGCCATCGGCTTTATGCTCGAGCTGGAGGGCGTCGCCGCGAGCCTGACCTGGGCGTCGCGCCGCCCGATCGAGTGGGTGCACACCGAACACCTCGACCTGGAGGGGGCGTCGGCGGCGGTGGCCATGCAGGACGAAGCGGCCCGCAATGGTCGTGCACTGCCGAGCATCGTCAGCGGCACGGGTGTTCCGGTCAGCCGCCGCATCCAGGCCGGCATCGACCGCGGCACCCTCGTGGCGCGCCCGATGTTCGTGGCCCTGGAGCCGACCGGCGTTCGCTGGTCGGACGGATCGTTCACCGAGGCCGACGCGATTATCTGGGCCACCGGGTTCCGCCCCGAATTGCGCCACCTGGCGCCGCTCAAGCTGCGCGACAAGGCCGGCGGCCTCGTCGTCGGAGCCGGGGCGTCCTGGACAGACCCACGCATCTTCCTGGCCGGCTACGGCCCGCAAGCCAGCACCATTGGAGCCCGCCGAGCCGGCCGGGTAATCGCCCGCCAGTTAATGGCGCTGCTCTAG
- the purD gene encoding phosphoribosylamine--glycine ligase has protein sequence MRILVLGSGAREHAIVTALLREEPRPYVIAAPGNAGIAADVPVVDLDPTDSDVVTNFAQEHNIDLVVVGPEAPLVAGVADALRSRGIPVFGPGQAAAALEGSKTFAKRIMDDAGVPTGRAVRAGNLAEAQGALDEYGAPYVVKADGLAAGKGVLVTTDRDDALAHAVRWLQHGAVLIEEFLDGQEVSLFLLSDGHNVLPLSPAQDYKRLADNDEGPNTGGMGAYSPLPWLDAGFGSETAFVDEVIETIALPTVRQLADEDTPFIGLLYCGLILTDAGIRVIEFNARFGDPETQVVLPRLVTPLSGLLLAASTGELAGLARPEFSTDAAVTVVIASENYPETPVTGRPITGLAEAAQVTGVTIAHAATALEGSALVATGGRVLSVVAVGADFTEARTRAYEAVALIGLEGSQHRGDIAAKVAS, from the coding sequence GTGAGAATACTGGTCCTCGGTTCCGGCGCCCGCGAGCACGCCATCGTCACTGCCCTCCTGCGAGAGGAGCCGCGGCCCTATGTGATCGCCGCCCCCGGCAACGCCGGCATCGCCGCGGATGTGCCCGTCGTGGACCTGGATCCCACCGACTCCGACGTCGTGACGAACTTCGCCCAGGAGCACAACATCGACCTCGTCGTGGTGGGCCCAGAGGCCCCGCTGGTGGCCGGCGTCGCCGACGCCCTGCGCTCCCGCGGCATCCCGGTGTTCGGCCCGGGCCAGGCCGCCGCCGCCCTCGAGGGCAGCAAGACCTTCGCCAAGCGCATCATGGACGACGCCGGTGTGCCCACCGGCCGGGCCGTGCGGGCCGGCAACCTCGCCGAGGCGCAGGGCGCGCTCGACGAGTACGGCGCCCCCTACGTGGTCAAGGCCGACGGTCTGGCCGCCGGCAAGGGCGTGCTCGTGACCACCGACCGCGACGACGCCCTCGCGCACGCCGTGCGCTGGCTGCAGCACGGCGCCGTGCTCATCGAGGAGTTCCTCGACGGCCAGGAGGTTTCCCTCTTCCTGCTCAGTGACGGCCACAACGTGCTGCCGCTCTCCCCCGCCCAGGACTACAAGCGCCTCGCCGACAACGACGAGGGCCCCAACACCGGCGGCATGGGCGCCTACTCGCCGCTGCCCTGGCTCGACGCCGGCTTCGGCAGCGAGACCGCGTTCGTGGACGAGGTCATCGAGACCATCGCCCTGCCCACCGTGCGGCAGCTCGCCGACGAGGACACCCCGTTCATCGGGCTGCTCTACTGCGGGCTGATTCTCACGGATGCCGGCATCCGCGTGATCGAATTCAACGCGCGCTTCGGCGACCCCGAGACCCAGGTGGTGCTGCCGCGGCTCGTGACCCCGCTGTCCGGCCTGCTGCTGGCAGCCTCCACCGGCGAACTGGCCGGGCTGGCCCGCCCGGAGTTCTCGACCGACGCCGCGGTGACCGTGGTGATCGCCAGCGAGAACTACCCGGAGACGCCGGTGACGGGCCGCCCGATCACCGGGCTGGCCGAGGCCGCCCAGGTGACCGGAGTGACCATCGCGCACGCCGCGACCGCCCTCGAGGGCTCCGCGCTCGTGGCCACCGGCGGACGGGTTCTCAGCGTCGTGGCCGTGGGCGCCGACTTCACCGAGGCCCGCACGCGTGCCTATGAGGCCGTGGCCCTGATCGGCCTGGAGGGCTCCCAGCACCGAGGCGACATCGCCGCCAAGGTCGCGAGCTAG
- a CDS encoding sterol carrier family protein, translating into MARARIDDGLGRTAVRAYQADEAGASRDTQALAVRYTLQLLAEQAEGNTVEVRVPPFGATQCIAGPRHTRGTPPNVVETDVATWLGLATGALAWADGINSGRIHASGQRADLSAELPLFP; encoded by the coding sequence ATGGCACGAGCGAGAATCGACGACGGATTGGGCCGCACCGCGGTGAGGGCCTACCAGGCCGACGAGGCGGGTGCGAGCCGCGACACCCAGGCGCTCGCCGTGCGGTACACCCTGCAGCTGCTGGCCGAGCAGGCCGAGGGCAACACCGTCGAGGTGCGCGTGCCGCCGTTCGGCGCCACCCAGTGCATCGCCGGACCCCGGCACACCCGCGGCACCCCGCCCAACGTGGTCGAGACGGATGTCGCGACCTGGCTGGGCCTGGCCACCGGCGCCCTCGCCTGGGCCGACGGCATCAACTCCGGGCGCATCCACGCCTCCGGTCAGCGCGCCGACCTCAGCGCAGAGCTTCCCCTCTTCCCCTAG
- the purM gene encoding phosphoribosylformylglycinamidine cyclo-ligase — protein MSNATYAAAGVDTHAGDLAVSLMKSAVSATHGPEVLGGFGGFAGLYDVSFLTNYKRPLLATSTDGVGTKVAIAQAIDKHDTIGQDLVGMVVDDIIVVGARPLFMTDYIACGKVVPERIASIVEGIAKACAATGTALVGGETAEHPGLLGPDDYDVAGAATGVVEADQVLGAERVVSGDVVIAMASSGLHSNGFSLVRHILAQKGIGYTDTSAELGGVVGEALLEPTRLYTGPLLSVLADPELAGVVHSLSHVTGGGIAANLARVLPVGSWVEVDRSTWSPAPVFRVLGDMAGTTLESAEGTWNLGVGMFAVVAANAASSVIARLKSEGIPSWVAGRVSMATHDLTGFEQGAKGVNGGAVRLVGAYAS, from the coding sequence ATGAGCAACGCAACGTACGCCGCAGCCGGAGTCGACACCCACGCGGGTGACCTCGCGGTGTCCCTGATGAAGTCGGCCGTCTCGGCCACCCACGGTCCGGAGGTGCTCGGCGGCTTCGGCGGCTTCGCCGGGCTGTACGACGTGTCGTTCCTCACGAACTACAAGCGCCCACTGCTGGCCACCTCCACGGATGGCGTGGGCACCAAGGTCGCTATCGCGCAGGCCATCGACAAGCACGACACCATCGGCCAAGACCTGGTGGGCATGGTCGTCGACGACATCATCGTCGTCGGTGCGCGCCCGCTGTTCATGACCGATTACATCGCCTGCGGCAAGGTCGTTCCCGAGCGCATCGCGTCGATCGTCGAGGGCATCGCCAAGGCCTGTGCGGCCACCGGCACCGCCCTCGTCGGCGGCGAGACCGCCGAACACCCCGGCCTGCTCGGCCCGGATGACTATGACGTGGCGGGTGCGGCGACCGGTGTGGTCGAGGCCGACCAGGTCCTCGGCGCCGAACGGGTGGTGTCAGGCGACGTCGTCATTGCGATGGCCTCCTCCGGCCTGCACTCCAATGGCTTCTCGCTTGTGCGGCACATCCTCGCCCAGAAGGGCATCGGTTACACCGACACTTCCGCCGAGCTCGGCGGCGTCGTCGGCGAGGCGCTCCTCGAACCGACCCGGCTGTACACCGGTCCGCTGCTCAGCGTTCTCGCCGACCCCGAACTGGCCGGCGTCGTGCACTCGCTCAGCCACGTCACCGGGGGCGGCATCGCCGCCAACCTGGCTCGCGTGCTGCCCGTCGGCAGCTGGGTCGAGGTCGACAGGTCCACCTGGTCGCCGGCCCCTGTCTTCCGGGTGCTCGGTGACATGGCGGGCACCACGCTGGAGAGCGCTGAGGGTACCTGGAACCTCGGCGTGGGCATGTTCGCCGTCGTCGCGGCGAACGCCGCGTCATCCGTCATCGCCCGCCTGAAGTCTGAAGGCATCCCCTCCTGGGTCGCCGGCCGAGTTTCGATGGCCACGCACGACCTCACCGGATTCGAGCAGGGCGCCAAGGGTGTCAATGGCGGCGCCGTGCGCCTGGTCGGCGCCTACGCGTCCTGA
- a CDS encoding APC family permease has product MILTLGGLAFLSFAPWIAAMVVLLLVVVVASYRQLIKAYPNGGGDYEVASKNLGEKAGLVVASALLVDYVMTVVVSVASGVDNIISALPGLAPFRVELAVIFVILLAAVNLRGVAESSKAFALPTYLFIGSVLLMIIVGLGRVALGDAPVAESAGFDVQAHNLAQTAFILLLLRSFASGCSALTGVEAIANGVPAFKRPKIKNAQVTLTLMGGIAITLFVGLTALALFSKVHYAENPCDLIGWAECATQPQRSLIAQIAAATFGNNSLMFFVLQAATAMVLLLAANTAFNGFPLLGSVLARDSYAPKSLSTRGDRLIYSNGVVLLALAAILIIVVYQANLTVLIQLYIIGVFVSFTIGQTGMVKHWLTLLKTNPPNRGSIIRSLSINGFGALLTGVVLIVVTITKFTHGAWLVFLMMPILFMLMLGVNRYYRDVAKEVEVDPITTFGSQGDHAIVLVGKMQKPVLKALDYAIAARHVSLEAVHVSIDEEETENLIIDWAKQNIQVPLNIVASPYRDISWPLICYIKDRREEYGSEVVTVYTPIYIVGHWWESLLHNHKARRLRQKLMLVHGVTIALVPWLLDSSELIYGRRSRPIPGQERRGEPVRSHPIPRKPLEPVAVDTTTITLPAADAGPKSSPASPPPKPRTRPVNPNRRKRK; this is encoded by the coding sequence ATGATCCTGACCCTGGGCGGGCTCGCGTTCCTGAGCTTCGCCCCCTGGATCGCGGCCATGGTCGTACTACTCCTGGTGGTCGTCGTGGCCTCCTACCGCCAGCTCATCAAGGCCTACCCGAACGGCGGCGGCGACTACGAGGTCGCCTCCAAGAACCTCGGCGAGAAGGCCGGCCTCGTCGTAGCATCCGCGCTCCTCGTGGACTACGTGATGACCGTCGTCGTCTCCGTGGCCAGCGGGGTGGACAATATCATCTCCGCCCTGCCCGGTTTGGCGCCGTTCCGGGTGGAACTGGCCGTCATCTTCGTGATCCTGCTCGCCGCGGTCAACCTGCGCGGTGTGGCCGAGTCGAGCAAGGCCTTCGCGCTGCCCACCTATCTCTTCATCGGCAGCGTGCTGCTGATGATCATCGTCGGTCTCGGCCGCGTGGCCCTGGGCGACGCTCCGGTGGCCGAATCGGCCGGCTTCGACGTGCAGGCCCACAACCTGGCCCAGACGGCGTTCATCCTGCTGCTGCTGCGATCGTTCGCCAGCGGCTGTAGCGCCCTGACCGGCGTGGAGGCCATCGCCAACGGCGTGCCCGCCTTCAAGCGCCCGAAGATCAAGAACGCGCAGGTCACCCTGACCCTCATGGGCGGCATCGCGATCACCCTGTTCGTGGGTCTGACCGCCCTCGCGCTGTTCTCCAAGGTGCATTACGCGGAGAATCCCTGCGACCTGATCGGCTGGGCCGAGTGCGCCACCCAGCCCCAGCGCAGCCTGATCGCCCAGATCGCCGCAGCCACCTTCGGCAACAACTCGCTGATGTTCTTCGTGCTGCAGGCCGCCACGGCCATGGTGCTGCTGCTGGCAGCCAACACCGCGTTCAACGGGTTCCCGCTGCTCGGCAGCGTGCTCGCCCGCGACTCCTACGCCCCCAAGTCGCTGAGCACCCGCGGCGACCGCCTGATCTACTCGAACGGTGTGGTGCTGCTCGCGCTGGCCGCGATCCTGATCATCGTGGTCTACCAGGCCAACCTCACCGTGCTGATCCAGCTGTACATCATCGGCGTGTTCGTGTCGTTCACCATCGGCCAGACCGGCATGGTGAAGCACTGGCTCACCCTGCTGAAGACCAATCCGCCCAACCGGGGATCGATCATCCGGAGCCTCTCGATCAACGGTTTCGGCGCCCTGCTCACCGGTGTGGTGCTGATCGTCGTGACGATCACGAAGTTCACCCACGGCGCCTGGCTGGTCTTCCTGATGATGCCGATCCTGTTCATGCTGATGCTCGGCGTGAACCGGTACTACCGCGATGTGGCCAAGGAGGTCGAGGTCGACCCGATCACGACCTTCGGCTCACAGGGCGACCACGCCATCGTGCTCGTGGGCAAGATGCAGAAGCCCGTACTCAAGGCTCTCGACTATGCCATCGCCGCCCGGCATGTGAGCCTCGAGGCCGTGCACGTGTCGATCGACGAGGAGGAGACCGAGAACCTCATCATCGACTGGGCCAAGCAGAACATCCAGGTCCCGCTGAACATCGTGGCGTCGCCGTACCGCGACATCAGCTGGCCGTTGATCTGCTACATCAAGGACCGCCGCGAGGAATACGGCTCAGAGGTCGTCACCGTGTACACGCCGATCTACATCGTCGGGCACTGGTGGGAGTCGTTGCTGCACAACCACAAGGCCCGGCGCCTGCGCCAGAAGCTGATGCTCGTGCACGGCGTGACCATCGCGCTCGTGCCCTGGCTGCTGGACTCGTCGGAGCTCATCTACGGACGTCGGTCCCGGCCGATCCCCGGCCAGGAACGTCGCGGCGAGCCCGTGCGTTCGCACCCGATTCCGCGGAAGCCCCTCGAACCTGTGGCCGTTGACACGACCACGATCACGCTGCCCGCAGCGGATGCCGGCCCGAAGTCGAGCCCGGCCAGCCCGCCGCCGAAGCCGCGCACCCGCCCGGTGAACCCGAACCGGCGCAAGCGCAAGTAA
- a CDS encoding DUF3073 domain-containing protein, whose protein sequence is MGRGRQKAKHTKVARELKYFSPDTNYNALERELTGHPATDPQLDEDLAKWPEYEANKATSDEPDEYIDHYATEDEKKRA, encoded by the coding sequence ATGGGGCGCGGCCGTCAAAAAGCAAAGCACACCAAGGTCGCCCGTGAGCTGAAGTATTTCAGCCCGGACACCAACTACAACGCGCTCGAACGCGAGCTCACCGGGCATCCGGCGACCGACCCGCAACTCGACGAGGACCTGGCCAAGTGGCCGGAGTACGAAGCGAACAAGGCCACGTCTGACGAGCCCGACGAGTACATCGATCACTACGCCACCGAAGACGAGAAGAAGCGCGCGTAG
- a CDS encoding DUF4097 family beta strand repeat-containing protein, with translation MTQEKWLIAPGQTKIIDVELVRSLKVSLIGGKVDVIGSDEPGARIEVHSVSGKDLKVSVVDDALEIDHPQLRWDNFIDVFASFRGSAKAEVSITVPRDVAMKFGVVTADALVTGLRHDAKLSTVSGDLVIDDITGDLELNGVNGEMSVRNHTGNILAHTVSGDITASGTIRRFTVDGVTSAIFLDIEGTPDEISTNLVSGSLTVRLGADVPTRYKINTVSGTLQLDNQTIRGTLGKGYDGSTGALNGAWLDLRANSVSGNISVVRRHTADVGDTGSSAGAAGDTAGDGASS, from the coding sequence GAGCCTGATCGGCGGAAAAGTCGACGTGATCGGAAGTGATGAACCGGGCGCGCGCATCGAGGTGCACAGCGTCTCCGGCAAGGATCTCAAGGTGTCCGTGGTCGACGATGCCCTCGAGATCGACCACCCCCAGCTGCGCTGGGACAACTTCATCGACGTGTTCGCGTCGTTCCGCGGCAGCGCCAAGGCCGAGGTCAGCATCACCGTGCCCCGCGACGTCGCGATGAAGTTCGGTGTGGTCACGGCGGATGCGCTCGTCACCGGGCTCCGCCACGACGCCAAGCTCAGCACGGTCTCGGGCGACCTCGTCATCGACGACATCACCGGCGACCTCGAGCTCAACGGCGTGAACGGCGAGATGTCGGTGCGCAACCACACCGGGAACATCCTCGCCCATACGGTGTCCGGCGACATCACCGCGAGCGGGACCATCCGCCGCTTCACCGTGGACGGGGTCACGAGCGCGATCTTCCTCGACATCGAGGGCACCCCGGATGAGATCAGCACCAACCTCGTGAGCGGGAGCCTCACCGTGCGCCTCGGCGCCGACGTGCCGACCCGCTACAAGATCAACACGGTCTCCGGCACCCTGCAGCTCGACAACCAGACCATCCGCGGCACCCTCGGCAAGGGCTACGACGGCAGCACCGGCGCGCTCAACGGGGCCTGGCTGGACCTGCGGGCGAATTCGGTGTCCGGCAACATCTCGGTGGTGCGCCGGCACACCGCCGACGTGGGCGACACGGGCAGCAGCGCGGGTGCGGCGGGCGACACCGCGGGCGACGGAGCGTCGTCATGA
- a CDS encoding PadR family transcriptional regulator has protein sequence MTPIFAHGSLRLYLLSLLAERPRHGYELIQALSDRFGGTYSPSAGTIYPRLAKLEEEGLVTKTAGDRKTVYEITDAGRAELAARADDLRNIEDEVTDSVRRLADEVRTGVTEAMKSLRADLASAARQPTPDPAQSAPDARPAGDSNRALKEADMVLNEFRQQVRADLRTQAYRSAMPDNTVSELRRQLEGVRASILASLQR, from the coding sequence ATGACCCCGATCTTCGCCCACGGCAGTCTGCGCCTGTACCTGCTGAGCCTGCTGGCCGAGCGGCCCCGGCACGGCTACGAGCTGATCCAGGCGCTGAGCGACCGGTTCGGCGGCACCTACAGCCCCAGCGCCGGCACCATCTACCCCCGTCTCGCCAAACTCGAGGAGGAGGGGTTGGTGACCAAGACGGCGGGTGACCGCAAGACCGTCTACGAGATCACCGACGCCGGCCGCGCCGAACTCGCCGCCCGCGCCGACGACCTACGCAACATCGAGGACGAGGTCACCGATTCGGTTCGTCGGCTCGCCGACGAGGTGCGAACGGGTGTCACCGAGGCCATGAAGAGCCTGCGGGCCGACCTGGCCTCGGCGGCGCGTCAGCCGACGCCGGACCCGGCACAGTCCGCACCGGATGCGCGCCCCGCCGGCGACTCCAACCGGGCGCTCAAGGAGGCCGATATGGTCCTCAACGAGTTCCGGCAGCAGGTGCGCGCCGACCTGCGCACGCAGGCCTACCGGTCGGCGATGCCCGACAACACGGTGTCCGAATTGCGTCGTCAGCTCGAGGGCGTGCGCGCCAGCATCCTCGCGTCACTGCAGCGCTAA